The nucleotide sequence GCATGGTCCATGGCACCCTTGGCAATGCCCAGGCTAAGGGCAGCGATGGAGATGCGCCCGCCGTCTAGCACCTTCATTGCCTGGTGAAAGCCATCTCCCACCTGGCCCATGCGCTGGCTATCGGGTATGCGCACCTGTTCCAGTATCAGCTCGGTAGTCTCGCTGGCCCGCATGCCCAGCTTGTTCTCCTTCTTGCCGGCGCTGAAGCCAGGCGTGCCCTTCTCTATGATGAAGGCTGTTGCGTTGCTGGGCATGCGCCGCTCGCCCGTACGGGCCAGTATGACGGCTACGTCTCCGCTTTTGCCATGCGTAATAAAGTTCTTGCTACCGTTTATTACCCAGTGGTCTCCATCCCGCTCAGCATAGGTGTTCATGTTACTGGCATCGCTACCGGTGTTCGCTTCGGTAAGGCCCCAGGCACCAATGTACTCTGCTGTTGCCAGCCTGGGCAGGTATTTCTGCTTCTGCGCCTCGCTGCCAAACTGCAGGATGTGGCCGGTACACAGGCTGTTGTGCGCAGCCATGCTCAGGCCTATTCCGCCGCATATACGCCCCAGCTCGGCTATTGCGGTTACATATTCATGGTAGCCCAGGCCACTGCCGCCATAGGCCTCTGGCACCAGCATGCCCATCAGGCCTAGCTGCCCCAGCTCCTTGAATACCGCTACCGGGAAGTACTGGGCTTCGTCCCACTCCAGTACATGGGGGCGTATCTTTTCTTCGCCATACTTGCGGACCATGTCCTGGATTTGCAGCTGTAGCTCGGTGGGCGCAAAGGATAGGCCGGTGGTTTGTGTTGATACAGTTGACATGGTGATGGAGGGGTTTTCAGAAACAAATACTTAATAATAGCTGTCTGGCGAGCAGTCTCGGAATAAAACGCTGCAAATCTAATCATAACGGACCAATGAAACGAGCGACGGATGAATTGTGCTCAGTTTCTCGGCTCCCCTCAGTGCTGCCAGCTCGATGAGGAAGCAAAAGCCGGCTAGCTCGGCACCCTGCTGCAGGCACAGGTGGCCCGCTGCCGCTGCCGTGCCCCCGGTGGCCAGCAGGTCATCGTGTATCAGCACCCGGTCTCCAGGCTTTATATGGTCTGTGTGCACCTCTATGGTGGCGGTTCCGTACTCCAGGTCGTAGGTGCGCTCGGCAGTTTTGCCTGGCAGTTTGCCCTTTTTACGCACAATCACAAAGCCGCAGTCCAGCTCCTGTGCCAGCATGGGGCCTAGCAGGAAGCCCCGGCTCTCAATGCCCGCTACCAGCGTGATGCCCGCCGACCGGTAGGGGGCTGCCAGGGCCCGGGCACAGTCGTGCACCAGCCCGGGGTCTAGCAGGATGGGGCTGATGTCCTTGAACTGGATGCCCGGCTTGGGGAAGTCTGGAATAACGCGTACGGACTGATCTAAGCGGGTGGCTAGCGTGGTATGCATGGCGAAGACGGGGATGCAGGGTATGATACGTATATTTAGGTGCAGGCTGGGGCGGCATACGGGGGCAGCCCGACAGTAAAACTAGCACAAGATCGGTGCCCAATTGCCATCCGGGGCGAATAATTGACCTGGCTGGGTGCTATTTGCGCGTGGAGGACCTATGGGCCTCCCGTAAACTGCCAGGCAGGGACGTATCATTGCGAATGATCTCCACCCCCTATAGCTTGAAGTCGCAGGGGACCACTACCCAGAACTTGATGGGCCTGCCTGGATGGCAGGCTAAAACTTGAGCAGATAGGCCTTGCGGGCGGGGTATCTTTATCCATGCTCCCCATCGGAGTACTTCCTGAAACAGCCCTTCGGTTATGCACCCAAGGGCTATGCTTTTTGCATTGGAAACAAGTGGGCGACCTAGGCTCTATGCCGAGGAAAGGCTAAAGCCCCTGGAATACAAAGCCTTCCATAGCTGGGGGCCTTTTCGTTAAGCGCTGT is from Bacteroidota bacterium and encodes:
- a CDS encoding acyl-CoA dehydrogenase family protein, which gives rise to MVRKYGEEKIRPHVLEWDEAQYFPVAVFKELGQLGLMGMLVPEAYGGSGLGYHEYVTAIAELGRICGGIGLSMAAHNSLCTGHILQFGSEAQKQKYLPRLATAEYIGAWGLTEANTGSDASNMNTYAERDGDHWVINGSKNFITHGKSGDVAVILARTGERRMPSNATAFIIEKGTPGFSAGKKENKLGMRASETTELILEQVRIPDSQRMGQVGDGFHQAMKVLDGGRISIAALSLGIAKGAMDHALKYAQEREQFEKPIFDHQAIAFKLAWMATEIEVAELLTHQAADLKNKVQQMTKESAMAKYVASEVCVRVANEGVQIHGGYGYIKDYPAEKYYRDAKLCTIGEGTSEIQQLVISRQLVK
- a CDS encoding adenine phosphoribosyltransferase, which translates into the protein MHTTLATRLDQSVRVIPDFPKPGIQFKDISPILLDPGLVHDCARALAAPYRSAGITLVAGIESRGFLLGPMLAQELDCGFVIVRKKGKLPGKTAERTYDLEYGTATIEVHTDHIKPGDRVLIHDDLLATGGTAAAAGHLCLQQGAELAGFCFLIELAALRGAEKLSTIHPSLVSLVRYD